The Xanthomonas fragariae genome has a segment encoding these proteins:
- a CDS encoding HlyD family type I secretion periplasmic adaptor subunit — MKHLLQGWRDFFLRYFKIFKSAWVVRRQLDPPERSADERAFLPAHLELTETPVSPTARWTMRIIIGFFCVALLWACLGKLDIVAVAPGKTVVDSRTKVVQAAETAVVRRILVRDGQAVKKGQLLVELDATATGAEFAQAGDALVNARLAGLRQAALANAIATGQPPRLDPAPDLPMERVANEQQLVSSQFDAFQARRHNLQASIAQRQAELQTTQDAIEPLAESARISKVRAEDYARLVEGKYVGRHDYLLREQERIAAESQLATQRNRLQEIRSAISAAQEELRVLVTDTRQQALDALRQASEQAGQLTQNVAKTGQRDKLMALHAPVDGTIQQLAVHTVGGVVTPAQPLLVVVPAEEALEVEVTVLNKDIGFMRAGQPVTVKVDSFPYTRYGYLTGTVASVSHDAAQDEKLGLVFPARIKLNGITLEIDGVKVRMSAGMSLSAEVKTGKRRVIDYLLSPLQTHANESMRER; from the coding sequence ATGAAGCACCTGCTTCAGGGATGGCGCGATTTCTTTCTTCGCTATTTCAAGATCTTCAAATCCGCCTGGGTCGTGCGACGTCAGCTCGACCCGCCCGAGCGTAGCGCGGACGAGCGCGCGTTCCTGCCGGCGCATCTTGAACTGACCGAAACGCCTGTCTCGCCAACCGCACGCTGGACGATGCGCATCATCATCGGCTTCTTCTGTGTCGCGCTTCTGTGGGCGTGCCTGGGAAAGCTCGACATCGTCGCCGTGGCACCAGGCAAGACCGTGGTCGATTCGCGGACCAAGGTGGTGCAGGCCGCAGAAACCGCGGTGGTGCGCAGGATCCTGGTGCGCGATGGACAAGCGGTGAAGAAAGGCCAGTTGCTGGTCGAACTCGATGCCACCGCCACCGGCGCCGAGTTCGCCCAGGCAGGCGACGCTTTGGTCAACGCACGTCTCGCTGGACTTCGCCAGGCAGCGCTAGCAAACGCTATTGCGACCGGGCAGCCGCCACGGCTGGATCCGGCTCCCGATCTGCCCATGGAGCGCGTAGCCAACGAACAGCAATTGGTCAGCAGCCAATTCGACGCATTCCAGGCGCGCCGACACAATCTGCAAGCCAGCATCGCCCAGCGCCAGGCCGAACTGCAGACCACCCAGGACGCGATCGAACCGCTGGCTGAATCCGCACGCATTTCGAAAGTGCGCGCAGAAGACTACGCCCGCCTGGTCGAAGGCAAGTACGTCGGCCGCCATGACTACCTGTTGCGCGAACAGGAACGCATCGCCGCGGAAAGCCAGCTCGCCACCCAGCGCAATCGCCTGCAGGAAATCCGCTCGGCGATCAGCGCGGCGCAGGAAGAGTTGCGCGTGCTTGTGACCGACACACGCCAGCAGGCACTGGATGCCTTGCGCCAGGCAAGTGAGCAAGCTGGCCAACTGACCCAGAACGTCGCCAAAACCGGGCAACGAGACAAACTCATGGCCCTGCACGCACCCGTCGACGGCACGATCCAGCAGCTCGCCGTCCACACCGTGGGCGGTGTAGTCACGCCCGCACAGCCGTTACTGGTCGTAGTGCCGGCCGAAGAAGCACTGGAGGTCGAAGTCACCGTCTTGAACAAGGACATCGGCTTCATGCGCGCCGGCCAACCCGTCACCGTCAAGGTCGACAGCTTCCCCTACACCCGCTACGGCTATCTGACCGGCACGGTCGCCAGTGTGTCCCACGATGCCGCGCAGGACGAAAAACTAGGTTTGGTATTCCCCGCACGCATTAAATTGAACGGCATCACGCTGGAGATCGATGGGGTCAAGGTGCGGATGAGTGCCGGGATGAGCTTGAGTGCGGAAGTGAAGACAGGGAAGCGGCGGGTGATTGATTATTTGTTGAGTCCGCTACAGACACATGCAAATGAGTCTATGAGGGAGCGTTGA
- a CDS encoding calcium-binding protein, producing the protein MPLEIKDAETDYAVDEATGDITFRNVGGTVMVMKFDHKAGEHITEGKGGSTNEDQFGQALLKETLNVLGGPDAHIQAKLAALAASAASGDSATHDYLKSYTDSLQKYVRSLEEGVASTTAQAQLWSDIANGMTKNQSGLSQNLDSKGQALLEQAAALARQAALYSDLVSDANSNASSIELKYKNIGAGLDAVQLLGALSEGSTDRKSNLGEGLQDAPDLYKYAGSFLAETGWDGPALLNDWIESASLTSAGREAIAFAGIQTVSGNFTGTAADDLVWGESAKDIINGGAGDDLSGGGAEADNLYGGVGNDTLFGNTGDDALSGEAANDPPNRGLRNDPSNDGVRNDPSNGGDGGGAGIDPPNGRGGGAGIAPPGGGGGGAGIDPPKKVGTRIDSLNGGAGNDTLRGGNGADMLLGGVSDDTLSVAAGAQKNTVLVSATDNDTLTDSYYSDTYLVNKGHGGAMAVGTKDRVVFAKDLTIDETFFSRSVEDLFVAILGSDDQRIVSGWFASSLHKVEYLQFTDKTVASSELSALIAAMATTSSSSAPLVSSNSQEAKLLVASSIV; encoded by the coding sequence ATGCCGCTAGAAATCAAAGATGCCGAAACTGACTATGCCGTTGATGAAGCTACTGGCGACATTACCTTTCGTAATGTCGGCGGTACCGTAATGGTAATGAAATTTGATCATAAGGCAGGGGAGCATATAACTGAGGGGAAGGGCGGTTCTACTAACGAAGATCAATTTGGACAAGCTTTGCTTAAGGAAACCCTCAATGTGCTCGGTGGACCGGATGCTCACATTCAGGCAAAGCTTGCAGCTCTGGCCGCATCGGCCGCGTCGGGAGACTCAGCGACCCACGATTATCTTAAGAGCTATACCGATAGTCTGCAGAAGTATGTTCGCTCTTTGGAGGAGGGGGTAGCAAGTACTACTGCTCAAGCGCAACTGTGGAGTGATATTGCCAACGGAATGACTAAAAACCAATCCGGGTTGAGCCAGAATCTAGATTCAAAAGGTCAAGCATTGCTAGAGCAGGCAGCCGCATTGGCTAGGCAGGCTGCGCTCTATTCTGACTTGGTCAGTGATGCCAACTCCAATGCAAGCTCTATCGAGCTTAAGTATAAAAATATTGGCGCGGGATTAGATGCCGTTCAGCTTCTTGGCGCTCTCTCTGAGGGCAGTACGGATAGAAAGAGTAATCTTGGAGAGGGGCTTCAGGACGCTCCCGATCTCTACAAATATGCCGGAAGTTTTCTCGCCGAGACTGGTTGGGATGGGCCGGCACTGTTGAACGACTGGATAGAAAGTGCCAGTCTGACATCTGCGGGACGCGAAGCTATTGCTTTCGCAGGCATTCAGACCGTTTCAGGAAATTTCACGGGGACGGCTGCAGATGACTTGGTTTGGGGTGAATCGGCCAAGGACATCATTAATGGCGGTGCAGGTGATGATCTATCTGGCGGTGGAGCTGAAGCAGATAATCTGTACGGCGGCGTAGGTAATGACACGTTGTTTGGCAATACTGGCGATGATGCGCTAAGCGGCGAAGCTGCTAACGACCCACCGAACCGTGGTCTACGGAATGACCCATCGAACGATGGTGTACGCAATGACCCATCGAACGGTGGTGACGGTGGTGGTGCAGGGATTGACCCACCGAACGGTCGTGGTGGTGGTGCAGGGATTGCCCCACCGGGCGGTGGTGGTGGTGGTGCAGGGATTGACCCACCGAAGAAAGTTGGTACAAGGATTGACTCACTGAACGGTGGAGCGGGCAACGACACGCTCCGTGGCGGTAACGGCGCGGATATGTTGCTAGGCGGTGTGAGCGACGACACGTTGAGCGTGGCGGCAGGCGCGCAAAAAAACACAGTACTGGTCAGCGCAACGGACAATGATACGCTGACAGATAGCTACTACTCGGACACGTACTTGGTTAACAAGGGACACGGTGGCGCCATGGCGGTGGGAACTAAGGATCGTGTCGTTTTTGCCAAGGACCTTACTATAGACGAAACCTTCTTCAGCAGGTCAGTAGAAGATCTATTTGTCGCCATTCTGGGAAGCGACGATCAGCGGATCGTATCCGGTTGGTTTGCTTCAAGCCTCCACAAGGTCGAGTATTTGCAGTTCACGGACAAAACTGTCGCGTCTAGTGAATTGTCTGCTTTGATCGCTGCAATGGCGACTACAAGTTCCTCATCCGCACCATTAGTGTCTTCCAACTCTCAAGAAGCGAAGCTGTTAGTTGCCAGTTCGATAGTCTGA
- a CDS encoding type I secretion system permease/ATPase — MSGESASLSLLEGGSSLQDRPDLGLQGLVLLAQFHGVAADALQLAHGFGRGGEPFDETTLLLAAKQLELKAKVVAQPAARIGMAALPALALVPDGDAFIVAKVGADQILIHDLVEKRPRSISPAEFEARYQGRLLQVASRASVLGDLAKFDFSWFIPAVVKYRKLMLEVFLVSFFIQLFALITPLFYQVVMDKVLVHNGLTTLDVIAIGLVSMAVFDVLLSGLRTYVFAHTTSKIDVELGARLFRHVLSLPLAYFESRRVGDTIARVRELENIRNFLTGQALTSVLDLFFTVVFLSVMFWYSGWLTLIVVLSLPLYATISGLITPVLRQRLNEKFARGADNQSFLVETVSGIGTVKAMAVDPRVTRTWDNQLAGYVSAGFNVTRIATLGQQGVQLVQKLTAVAVLFWGAKLVMEGKLSIGQLIAFNMLSGQVTAPIIRLAQLWQDFQQVGISVERLGDILNTRTEVPGSRLALPPIRGQVTFDRVTFRYRPDAPEVLNRIELDIRPGEIIGIVGRSGSGKSTLTKLVQRLYTPERGRVLIDGQDLALADPAWLRRQLGVVLQENFLFNRSVRENIALTDPGMPLERVIHAAKLAGAHEFILELPEGYDTKVGEHGTGLSGGQRQRIAIARALIGDPRILILDEATSALDYESEHAVMSNMRAICKGRTVLIIAHRLFTVRQANRIVVVEKGRIIESGSHAELVDRPEGQYAHLYRLQQGTP, encoded by the coding sequence ATGTCAGGGGAAAGTGCGTCGCTCTCGTTGCTCGAGGGAGGATCGTCGTTGCAAGACCGACCGGATCTGGGGCTGCAGGGGTTGGTTCTGCTGGCGCAATTTCATGGCGTTGCCGCCGACGCGTTGCAGCTGGCGCATGGTTTTGGCCGAGGCGGCGAGCCATTCGATGAAACCACGCTGCTGTTGGCCGCCAAGCAATTGGAGCTTAAAGCCAAAGTCGTGGCCCAACCAGCCGCGCGGATCGGCATGGCCGCGTTACCGGCCCTGGCCCTGGTGCCGGATGGCGACGCCTTCATCGTTGCCAAGGTCGGCGCGGACCAGATCCTGATCCACGATCTGGTCGAAAAGCGGCCGCGCTCCATCTCGCCCGCTGAGTTCGAAGCGCGTTACCAAGGGCGATTGTTGCAGGTGGCCTCGCGGGCTTCGGTACTCGGCGACCTCGCCAAGTTCGACTTCAGCTGGTTCATTCCGGCAGTGGTCAAGTACCGCAAGCTGATGCTTGAGGTCTTCCTCGTCTCGTTCTTCATCCAGCTGTTCGCGCTGATCACGCCACTGTTCTATCAAGTAGTAATGGACAAGGTGCTGGTGCATAACGGCCTGACTACTTTGGACGTCATCGCAATCGGGCTGGTCTCGATGGCGGTGTTCGATGTGTTGCTATCGGGCCTGCGCACCTACGTCTTCGCACACACCACCAGCAAGATCGACGTGGAGCTGGGTGCGCGTTTGTTCCGGCACGTGTTGTCGCTGCCGCTGGCGTATTTCGAGTCGCGGCGGGTCGGCGACACCATTGCGCGCGTCCGCGAGCTGGAGAACATCCGCAACTTCCTGACCGGGCAGGCGCTGACTTCGGTACTGGACCTGTTCTTTACGGTGGTTTTTCTGTCGGTGATGTTCTGGTACAGCGGTTGGCTGACCTTGATCGTGGTGCTGTCGTTGCCGCTGTACGCCACGATTTCCGGTTTGATCACCCCGGTGCTGCGCCAGCGTTTGAACGAGAAGTTCGCGCGTGGCGCAGACAACCAATCCTTTTTGGTCGAGACGGTCAGCGGTATCGGCACGGTCAAGGCGATGGCGGTGGATCCGCGCGTGACCCGCACCTGGGACAACCAGCTGGCCGGCTATGTCAGTGCCGGTTTCAACGTCACCCGCATCGCAACGCTGGGCCAGCAGGGCGTGCAGCTGGTGCAGAAGCTCACTGCCGTCGCAGTGCTGTTCTGGGGCGCCAAGCTGGTGATGGAAGGCAAGCTGTCGATCGGTCAGTTGATTGCCTTCAACATGTTGTCCGGCCAGGTTACCGCACCGATCATCCGGCTGGCTCAGTTGTGGCAGGACTTCCAGCAGGTCGGTATTTCGGTCGAGCGCTTGGGCGACATTCTCAATACGCGCACCGAGGTTCCAGGCAGCCGCCTGGCATTGCCGCCGATTCGCGGACAGGTAACGTTCGACCGGGTGACGTTTCGCTATCGGCCGGATGCACCCGAGGTGCTCAACCGGATCGAGCTGGATATCCGCCCAGGTGAAATCATCGGCATCGTCGGTCGTTCCGGATCCGGCAAGAGCACGCTGACCAAGCTGGTGCAGCGGCTTTACACGCCCGAGCGGGGGCGGGTGCTGATCGATGGCCAGGATCTGGCGCTGGCCGATCCTGCCTGGCTGCGTCGTCAGCTAGGTGTGGTGTTGCAGGAAAACTTCCTGTTCAACCGCAGCGTGCGCGAGAACATCGCCTTGACCGATCCCGGCATGCCGCTGGAGCGGGTGATCCATGCCGCCAAGCTGGCAGGCGCCCACGAATTCATTCTAGAGCTGCCCGAAGGCTACGACACCAAGGTTGGTGAGCACGGCACCGGTTTGTCTGGCGGGCAGCGCCAGCGCATTGCGATCGCGCGCGCACTGATCGGCGACCCACGCATTCTGATTCTCGATGAGGCCACCAGCGCCCTGGATTACGAATCGGAACACGCGGTGATGAGCAATATGCGCGCCATCTGCAAGGGACGCACCGTGCTGATCATCGCCCATCGTCTGTTCACCGTACGGCAGGCCAATCGCATCGTCGTGGTGGAGAAGGGGCGCATCATCGAGAGCGGCTCGCACGCCGAGTTGGTCGACCGGCCGGAAGGCCAGTACGCGCATCTATACAGATTGCAACAGGGGACACCATGA
- a CDS encoding IS30 family transposase, translating to MTERRSRLHLLAYSPDGTAENVRNAIVQRLGGLRHTVHTLAADNGKEFADHQFIAACLQSDFYFADPYCAWQGGSNENANGSTRQYLPRQTDFSTIAHAHLRWIEQRLYNRPRKVLGFKTPLDVFSEGVLNSVANWS from the coding sequence ATGACCGAACGTCGCAGTCGCCTGCATCTGCTGGCCTACTCGCCTGACGGCACCGCCGAGAACGTGCGCAACGCCATCGTCCAGCGCCTGGGCGGCCTACGCCACACGGTGCACACCCTGGCCGCCGACAACGGCAAGGAGTTCGCCGATCATCAATTCATTGCCGCGTGCTTGCAGAGCGATTTCTATTTTGCAGACCCGTACTGTGCATGGCAGGGTGGCAGTAACGAAAATGCCAACGGATCGACGCGCCAGTACTTGCCACGACAGACCGATTTCAGCACCATCGCCCACGCGCACCTACGATGGATCGAACAGCGACTCTACAATCGTCCACGCAAGGTACTCGGATTCAAAACGCCCCTCGACGTCTTCTCCGAGGGTGTCCTCAACAGTGTTGCGAATTGGAGTTGA
- the rsgA gene encoding ribosome small subunit-dependent GTPase A, whose product MTSPQIEFETLRLIGWPWPGMPEEPAWLATMAAHPQAMPARVVEQHRTGYVVADTPEASLKAESLLEWQRPRFPSHERAAVGDWVLMEGKRIVALLPRRTSIKRGAAGEHYHQQVIAANIDTVFIVCGLDADFNPRRIERYLLLVGGGGAEPVVVLTKADQTEYAEDAVAVLEELAAQNIALRAVNAKDPDSVAALRPWLGDGRTAVLVGSSGAGKSTLTNTLLGSQKMKTNAVRENDSRGRHTTTHRALIPLPSGACLIDTPGMRELKPTGEEDLAEGGFSDVEALAAQCRFNDCAHIAEPGCAVRAAIEADTLDPERVANYMKLRVEVAAAAEKLATRLAQNNRGKGSGRRPASVDRTGRR is encoded by the coding sequence ATGACTTCCCCCCAGATCGAATTCGAAACGCTTCGTCTCATCGGCTGGCCCTGGCCCGGAATGCCGGAAGAGCCAGCTTGGCTGGCAACGATGGCCGCGCATCCGCAAGCCATGCCGGCTCGGGTGGTGGAGCAGCATCGCACCGGGTATGTGGTGGCCGATACGCCGGAGGCGAGCCTCAAGGCGGAGTCGTTGCTGGAGTGGCAGCGTCCGCGGTTTCCCAGCCATGAGCGGGCGGCGGTGGGCGATTGGGTGCTGATGGAGGGCAAGCGCATCGTGGCCCTGCTGCCGCGTCGCACCTCGATCAAGCGTGGGGCGGCCGGTGAGCATTACCACCAGCAGGTGATCGCGGCCAACATCGATACGGTGTTCATCGTGTGCGGGTTGGATGCGGACTTCAATCCGCGCCGCATCGAGCGCTATCTGCTGCTGGTCGGCGGGGGCGGTGCCGAACCGGTGGTGGTGCTGACCAAGGCCGACCAAACCGAATACGCCGAGGATGCAGTCGCCGTGTTGGAAGAACTGGCGGCGCAGAACATCGCGTTGCGCGCGGTCAATGCCAAGGATCCGGACAGTGTGGCTGCGCTGCGGCCGTGGCTGGGCGATGGCCGCACTGCGGTGCTGGTGGGTTCGTCGGGCGCCGGCAAGTCGACGCTGACCAACACTTTGCTTGGCTCGCAGAAGATGAAGACCAATGCGGTGCGCGAGAACGATTCGCGCGGCCGGCACACTACCACGCATCGCGCGTTGATTCCATTGCCGTCTGGTGCGTGCCTGATCGATACGCCCGGCATGCGCGAGCTCAAGCCAACTGGCGAAGAGGATCTGGCCGAGGGCGGTTTCTCCGATGTGGAGGCCTTGGCAGCGCAATGCCGCTTCAACGATTGCGCGCATATCGCCGAGCCCGGCTGTGCGGTGCGTGCGGCGATCGAGGCCGATACGCTGGATCCGGAGCGCGTTGCCAACTACATGAAGCTGCGCGTGGAAGTGGCCGCCGCGGCCGAAAAACTCGCCACGCGCCTGGCGCAGAACAACCGGGGCAAGGGATCGGGCAGGCGGCCTGCCAGCGTCGACCGTACCGGACGCCGCTGA
- a CDS encoding SGNH/GDSL hydrolase family protein encodes MTAALGTPLRYLALGDSYTIGEGVALWQRWPAQLVDGLRAQGWNVAPPQIIATTGWTIDELQAGIDTAAPHGPFDLVSLLIGVNNQYRGRSLDEYRSRFDNVLQRAIAFAGGHAARVFVLSIPDWGLTPFARAQSADAALIAAQIDAFNSVAANCCAERAVRFVDITATSRDCGDAADMLVDDGLHPSGAMYARWATLALPAARDALETAQTVGTIT; translated from the coding sequence GTGACGGCGGCGCTCGGCACGCCGCTGCGCTATCTGGCACTCGGCGATTCCTACACCATCGGCGAAGGCGTTGCGCTGTGGCAACGCTGGCCCGCGCAATTGGTCGATGGCTTGCGCGCCCAAGGTTGGAACGTTGCGCCGCCACAGATCATCGCCACCACCGGCTGGACCATCGACGAGTTGCAGGCCGGCATCGATACGGCTGCACCGCACGGGCCGTTCGATCTGGTGAGTTTGCTGATCGGTGTCAACAATCAATACCGTGGGCGCTCGCTGGACGAGTACCGCAGCCGGTTCGATAACGTGTTGCAGCGCGCAATCGCGTTCGCAGGTGGCCACGCAGCGCGCGTGTTCGTGTTGTCGATTCCCGATTGGGGGCTGACGCCGTTTGCGCGTGCGCAAAGCGCCGATGCGGCGCTGATCGCCGCGCAGATCGATGCCTTCAACAGCGTGGCTGCCAACTGCTGCGCAGAACGTGCCGTGCGCTTTGTCGACATTACCGCCACCAGTCGCGATTGCGGCGACGCGGCGGATATGTTGGTCGACGACGGCCTGCATCCTTCCGGGGCGATGTACGCGCGTTGGGCAACGCTGGCACTGCCTGCGGCGCGCGATGCGCTGGAGACTGCGCAAACCGTGGGAACGATTACGTGA
- a CDS encoding flavohemoglobin expression-modulating QEGLA motif protein gives MPLRKGPPDIVHHAGLDARLVKAVRGVRLLALASWPRSLQEPFLQSVARGQPELPQVEYPALDFGDTRRELAAIAKAADPHHPLGAYLIDSAHSWGLAAGLLESLGTTAVSDYSAQLFGVPDDPMPGNGPTTREAARHFIQIAQELDRELLAPEEQVPVSATALRMQLQNDLDAFFEGRVITVTLDPDLLAKAAAGAHRIRLRSGATFSDYDRAQLFHHEALVHSLTALNGRAQVHLPSLGISSPRTTATQEGLATFAEQITGSIDIERMKRISLRIEAIAMARSGADFIDVFRYFTEGGQSAAESFSSAQRVFRGVPTSGGGAFTKDTVYLRGLVAVHTFFRHSLQRDQLQLCRYLFAGKMALGDVARFAPLFDSGVLVAPRWLPPWVSRVSGLAGMLAFSLFANRIRMDQLQHPAMNV, from the coding sequence ATGCCGCTGCGCAAGGGCCCGCCGGACATCGTCCATCACGCGGGGCTGGATGCGCGCCTGGTCAAGGCAGTGCGCGGCGTGCGTCTGTTAGCCCTGGCCAGCTGGCCGCGCTCGCTACAGGAGCCGTTTCTGCAGAGCGTGGCGCGTGGCCAGCCGGAGCTGCCGCAGGTGGAGTATCCGGCGCTGGATTTCGGTGATACCCGGCGCGAGCTGGCCGCCATCGCCAAAGCTGCGGATCCGCATCATCCACTAGGCGCGTATCTGATCGATTCGGCGCATAGCTGGGGCCTGGCTGCCGGCCTGCTGGAGTCGCTGGGCACCACGGCAGTCAGCGATTACTCGGCGCAACTGTTCGGCGTGCCCGACGACCCGATGCCGGGCAACGGCCCAACCACGCGCGAGGCCGCGCGGCATTTCATCCAGATCGCGCAGGAACTGGACCGCGAATTGCTCGCGCCCGAAGAACAGGTGCCGGTGTCGGCGACCGCGTTACGCATGCAATTACAGAACGATCTGGATGCGTTCTTCGAAGGCCGTGTCATCACGGTCACGCTGGATCCGGATCTGCTCGCCAAGGCGGCCGCAGGCGCGCATCGCATCCGCTTGCGCAGCGGTGCCACTTTCAGCGATTACGACCGCGCGCAGTTGTTCCATCACGAAGCGCTGGTGCATTCGCTCACCGCACTCAACGGCCGCGCGCAGGTGCATCTGCCCAGTCTGGGTATCTCTTCGCCGCGCACGACGGCCACGCAGGAAGGGCTGGCGACGTTTGCCGAGCAGATCACCGGCAGCATCGATATCGAACGCATGAAGCGCATCAGCCTGCGTATCGAAGCGATTGCGATGGCGCGTTCTGGCGCGGATTTCATCGACGTGTTCCGTTATTTTACCGAAGGCGGGCAGAGCGCGGCGGAAAGTTTTTCCTCGGCGCAGCGCGTGTTCCGCGGCGTGCCCACCTCGGGTGGTGGTGCCTTCACCAAGGACACCGTGTATCTGCGTGGCCTGGTGGCGGTGCACACGTTCTTCCGGCATTCCTTGCAGCGCGATCAATTGCAGCTGTGCCGGTATCTGTTCGCCGGCAAGATGGCGTTGGGCGACGTGGCGCGCTTTGCGCCATTGTTCGACAGCGGTGTGCTGGTCGCACCACGCTGGTTGCCGCCGTGGGTTAGCCGTGTCAGCGGGCTGGCCGGCATGCTGGCGTTTTCGTTGTTCGCCAATCGCATCCGCATGGATCAGCTGCAACACCCTGCGATGAATGTCTGA
- a CDS encoding pyridoxal phosphate-dependent aminotransferase, which yields MSTAPQKPLAIRERLSEVRYEIRGELARRARELEAQGRKLIKLNIGNPGAFGFRAPEHLQRAIADDMGRTDPYTHQQGLPEAREAIASAYSRRQHPDAHPDRIFIGNGVSELIDLSLRALLNPGDEVLVPSPDYPLWSAATILNDGRPVYYRCAPENGFQPDPVEIETLVSSRTRAIVLINPNNPSGASYSRELLERIVATATKHNLLLMVDEIYDQVLYDDAEFVPVAPLAGAHPCITFGGLSKVHRACGWRVGWALLSGEQSRINNLRNAMDLLGALRLCANVPGQYAIDAAVNGPDTISALCAPGGRLYETRRAVIDACAASEHLSLVAPAGALYAFPAVVGAAARNFDDHVFALDLMNDEGVLVVPGSSFNVPYRHHFRVTLLPEASVMGDVFARIERALARRADAVTKVVPLKSRSVA from the coding sequence ATGTCCACTGCCCCGCAAAAGCCGCTCGCCATCCGCGAGCGGCTGTCCGAAGTCCGCTACGAAATCCGGGGCGAGCTGGCGCGGCGAGCGCGGGAGCTGGAGGCGCAGGGCCGCAAGTTGATCAAGCTCAATATCGGCAACCCGGGTGCGTTCGGGTTCCGTGCGCCGGAGCATCTGCAGCGCGCGATCGCCGACGACATGGGCCGCACCGATCCGTACACCCATCAGCAAGGCCTGCCGGAAGCGCGCGAGGCGATCGCGTCGGCGTATTCGCGGCGCCAGCATCCAGATGCGCATCCGGACCGCATCTTCATCGGTAACGGTGTCAGCGAGTTGATCGATCTGTCGCTGCGCGCATTGCTCAATCCCGGCGACGAAGTGCTGGTGCCCTCGCCCGACTACCCTCTGTGGTCGGCGGCGACCATCCTCAACGACGGTCGCCCGGTGTATTACCGCTGCGCGCCGGAAAACGGCTTCCAGCCGGACCCGGTGGAAATCGAGACGCTGGTGTCCTCGCGCACCCGCGCCATCGTGCTGATCAACCCGAACAACCCCAGCGGCGCAAGTTATTCGCGCGAGTTGCTGGAGCGCATCGTGGCGACCGCCACCAAGCACAACCTGTTGCTGATGGTCGATGAGATCTACGACCAGGTGCTGTACGACGATGCCGAGTTCGTGCCGGTCGCGCCGCTGGCCGGTGCGCATCCGTGCATCACTTTCGGCGGCCTAAGCAAGGTGCACCGCGCCTGCGGCTGGCGCGTGGGTTGGGCGCTGCTGTCGGGCGAGCAGTCGCGCATCAACAATCTGCGCAACGCGATGGACCTGCTCGGCGCGTTGCGCCTATGCGCCAACGTGCCGGGCCAGTACGCCATCGATGCGGCGGTCAATGGGCCCGACACCATCTCGGCGTTGTGCGCGCCAGGTGGACGCCTGTACGAAACCCGCCGCGCGGTGATCGACGCTTGCGCGGCCAGCGAACATCTGTCGCTGGTGGCGCCGGCCGGCGCGCTGTACGCGTTCCCGGCGGTGGTCGGCGCGGCCGCACGCAATTTCGACGACCATGTATTTGCGCTCGACCTGATGAATGACGAAGGCGTGTTGGTGGTGCCCGGCTCCAGTTTCAACGTGCCGTATCGCCACCACTTCCGCGTGACCTTGCTGCCGGAAGCGTCGGTGATGGGCGATGTATTCGCACGTATCGAACGCGCACTGGCACGGCGCGCCGACGCGGTGACCAAGGTGGTGCCTCTCAAGTCGCGCAGCGTGGCGTGA
- a CDS encoding methyltransferase encodes MSRAQALAIARAFLPAHPLGNRYDYYYTQAKLRTDPLYPGVLAELRGTSAPVLDLGCGLGLLAHALRADGQTLGYRGVDVDASKIRRAQLIAQRSALGNTQFAVVDLSVAWPQHRGSVTILDVLQYLQADRQASLLRSVADMLTPGAKLVMRSALGDTSNRGRTSRVTDVLAHLSGWMQRMPRSYPTRDSLQSHLDAAGLRATFAPLYGNTPFNNWLIVAEPR; translated from the coding sequence ATGAGCCGCGCGCAGGCGCTGGCAATCGCGCGCGCGTTCTTGCCAGCGCATCCGCTGGGCAATCGCTACGACTATTACTACACGCAGGCCAAGCTGCGCACCGACCCGCTGTATCCGGGCGTGTTGGCCGAGCTACGCGGTACTTCTGCACCGGTGCTGGACCTGGGCTGCGGGCTGGGCCTTCTCGCGCATGCATTACGCGCCGATGGGCAAACGCTGGGGTATCGCGGGGTGGATGTGGATGCATCCAAGATCCGCCGCGCGCAACTCATCGCGCAGCGTTCGGCGCTGGGTAACACGCAATTCGCCGTGGTCGACCTGAGTGTGGCATGGCCGCAGCATCGCGGCAGCGTGACCATCCTGGACGTGCTGCAATATCTTCAAGCCGACAGGCAGGCTAGTCTGCTGCGCAGCGTGGCGGACATGTTGACGCCGGGGGCCAAGCTGGTGATGCGCAGTGCATTAGGCGATACCAGCAACCGCGGCCGCACCAGCCGGGTGACCGACGTGTTGGCGCACCTGAGCGGCTGGATGCAACGTATGCCGCGCAGCTATCCCACCCGCGACAGTCTGCAATCACACCTGGATGCCGCTGGTTTGCGTGCCACGTTTGCGCCGCTGTATGGCAATACGCCTTTCAACAATTGGTTGATTGTGGCAGAACCGCGTTAA